The DNA sequence TTATTATAGCAGCCGATAATTCAAGGAGGTACAAGAATGGCAGAAGAATTAATCGGGATAATAGGCGGGTCTGGGCTTGGGGATGCGCTGGAGGCGGAAATAAGCGGTGCGGAGCTGCGCGAGGTCGAGACGCCGTTCGGCAAACCAAGCGCAGCAGTTATGGTCGGCAAGATAGGAGAAAGAAGGGTCGCATTTCTCAACCGGCACGGGAAGGGGCACAGACTTTCGCCGAGCGAGGTTCCATTTGCGGCGAATATATTCGCATTAAAAAAGTTAGGCGTTCATACGATAATCAGCAGCGGAGCGGTAGGGTCGCTCAACAAGGGGATTGCGCCGGGTGATTTGGTGATTGTCGACCAGTTCATCGACAAGACGTTCAGGCGGCAGAGCAGCTTTTTCGGCGGGTACGGCGCGGTGCACTGCGAGATGGCGGAGCCGGTCTGCGGGCGGGTGAGGGGGCTGCTTTGCGAGGCGGCTGAGACAATCGATATAAAGACACATTCGAGCGGCACATATATATGTATGGAGGGGCCGCAATTTTCCACGCGGGCTGAATCGCTGATGCACCGGAAGTGGGGCGGAGATTTGATTGGCATGACGGGTATGCCGGAGGCGAAACTGGCCAGGGAGGCGCAAATCTGCTATGCTTTGATTGCGCTGCCGAGCGATTATGACTGCTGGCGGCCGCACAGAAAAGAAATAGACAAACAGGCGCTTCTCAGAGAGATTATTGGAAATCTGCAGACGGCAACAAAGAACTGCCTGAAACTTATCAAGGCAGTTTTGCATGCGGGTGGCGAACTTATTTGCGAAGACTGTTCGTGCAGGAAAAGTTTAGATTTGGCCGTGTGGACGGACCAGAGCCAAATCAAGCCGGCTGATAAGGAGAAATTGAAAGTACTTTTTGAATAGGTGAAGGTCTTTATTATCTCTTTTAAAAGAAAAGTTGGATTCGAAAGGACAACAATGAAAAGACAAATCCACAAAGCAGTTATTTTGGCAGTCGGCGTTGTTATTATGCTAATTGGGGGATGCGGGGGGCAGGAACAAGATATATCACAATCAGACACAGTAAAGAGGGAGAGATTGATGGCTGCTGAAAACAGGCAGCTGAGAAAAGAGGCAGAGCAACTCAAAAAAGAAAAAGAGGGGCTTATAAAACGTTTGCAGGAGGAAAGAGCTTCGGGCGAACGGCTACGAAGAAGCTGCGAAGCACGGTCGCAAAGCCGTTTAAAGGCTGCTGCGGAAGAAAAGTTGGAATTGAATCAGAAATATAAGGAAGTTAGAACCAAGGTAAAACAGCTTGAAATGGAGCTCAGAAAAGCAGAAGTGTCGAAAAAAAACGAATTAAGGGCTACATCGAAAGAAAACTCAGAACTGAACCAGACAATCAAGGTGCAGGTGAAACAGCTTGAAGAAGAACTCGAAATTCTGAAGAACGCGGAAAAATTCAAAAAATGGCAGGAAGAGACACAGGAGAACATTGATGGCTTGACGAATAGCATCATTAAAGACCTTGAAGAAATCGGGAGATTGAACGAGGAAAACGGGACGCTCAAAACAGAAATAGAGAAGCTCAAGAAAGAATTAGAAACGCGCGAAGCGTCTGCGTCTTCACCACATGCGGATTAACTATCCCGAACACATACGGTTTGTACGGCCTTTACGCAATCGGGCAGTTTTTCACTGGGGTTACGTTTTTGCATCGCTGCGGCGACAAGAGCTACAAACATTTGATGCG is a window from the Phycisphaerae bacterium genome containing:
- the mtnP gene encoding S-methyl-5'-thioadenosine phosphorylase, giving the protein MAEELIGIIGGSGLGDALEAEISGAELREVETPFGKPSAAVMVGKIGERRVAFLNRHGKGHRLSPSEVPFAANIFALKKLGVHTIISSGAVGSLNKGIAPGDLVIVDQFIDKTFRRQSSFFGGYGAVHCEMAEPVCGRVRGLLCEAAETIDIKTHSSGTYICMEGPQFSTRAESLMHRKWGGDLIGMTGMPEAKLAREAQICYALIALPSDYDCWRPHRKEIDKQALLREIIGNLQTATKNCLKLIKAVLHAGGELICEDCSCRKSLDLAVWTDQSQIKPADKEKLKVLFE